TGGTTCAGGCTCCTAGCGAGTGATGATCAACGGGTGACCGCGCTCCGGGTGCGGCTGCACCAGCACATCGATACCGAACACGGCGTTGAGTGCCGTCGGGGTCAGCACCCGTTGCGGTGTATCCAGGGCATGGCAGCGGCCGTGCTCCAGCAGCAGGATATGGTCACAGTAGCGTGCCGCCAGGTTGAGGTCATGCAGGATCACCAGCACCGCCGCGCCGCGGTCGGCGAAACTGCGCACCGCCTGCAGCGTGGTGTGCTGGTGCAAGGGGTCGAGGGCGGAGGTCGGCTCGTCCAGCAACAGCGTGGTGCCCGCCTCGCCCGGCCACAGCTGGGCGAGCACACGGGCCAGGTGCACACGCTGGCGCTCGCCGCCGGACAAGGCCAGGTAGCTGCGGCTGGCCAGATGGCCGGCGTCCGCCGCCGCCAACGCGGCCTCGACAATCTCGCGGTCGCGTTGGCGACCACTGGCATGGGGCAGTCGACCCAGGCCGACCACTTCATCGACACTGAAGGCGAACCCCAGGCTGGACGCCTGCGGCAGCACGGCCAGGCGCCGGGCACGCTCCTGCCCGGGCCAGGCGTCCAGTTCGCGTCCGTCCAGGCGCACTTGCCCGGCACTCGGCGCAAGCTCGCCGCACAGCGCGCCCAGCAGGCTGCTCTTGCCGGCGCCATTGGGGCCAAGGACCCCCAGTATCTGGCCAGGGCGCAGTTGCAGGCTGATATCGCTCAGCACTTCGCTGTTGCCGCGCTTGAGGTGGAGCCCTTCGACGTCGAGCATCAATGACGTACCTTCACCAGCAGGAACAGAAAGAACGGCGCGCCGATGAACGCGGTGACGATGCCGATCGGCAGCTCCGCAGGCGCCAAGGCCAGACGTGCGATCAAGTCGGCAAACAGTAACAGCGTGCCGCCTGCCAGCAGCGATGCAGGCAGCAGCACCCGGTGGTCCGGTCCCGCTACCAGGCGCACCAGGTGCGGAACCACCAACCCGATGAAGCCGATCAGCCCGGCGGCGGCCACTGCCGCGCCGACGCCCAAGGCGGTACAGAACACCAGTTCGCGCTTCAGACGCTCGACCTCGACGCCAAGGTGGCGTGCTTCGGACTCGCCCAGCAACAACGCATTGAGCGCCTGGGCCCGCCTCGGTAGCCACAATGCCACCAACGCGGCCACCAGCAGCAGCGGCCACAATCGCTCATAGCTAGCGCCGTTGAGGCTGCCAAGGTTCCAGAAGGTCAAGGTACGCAGGGTGGCGTCATCGGCCAGGTAGGTGAACAGGCCAACGGCCGAGCCACCCAGGGCGGTCATCGCGATACCGGCCAGGAGCATGGTGGCCACGTTGGTCTGCCCGTCACGCCGCCCCAGGCGGTAGACCATGGCTGTCACCCCTAGGCCACCGATGAAGGCACACAGCGACAACAGGTACGGCGCGAACCACTCGGGCATGCCGCCCAGCCAGCTGCCGCCCACGATCGCCACCGCCGCCCCAAGGGCAGCGCCACTGGCAACGCCCACCAACCCCGGGTCGGCCAGCGGGTTGCGGAACAAGCCCTGCATGGCGACACCGGACAGCGCCAGCACTGCGCCGACCGCCAGGCCCAGCAAAGTGCGTGGCAAACGGATCTGGCCCAGAATCATCTCGGCCTGCTCCAGCCCGTCACCGGCAAGCGGCAGGCCCATCAAGCGCAGGCCGCCGCGCACGGTGTCGAGCAACGGCAGGCTGACCGGGCCCAGGGCCAGCGACAGCCAGACCGCCAGCAGGCACAGCAATGCCAGACAAATGAACAAAGTACGAGGCGCGACCCGCTGTCTCATTGGCCAAGGCTGTCCTTGGCCGCTGGGTAGAAGCTTGCCGCCAGGTCATGCAACGTGGCGGGCAGGCGCGGCCCCAGGCCACCGACCAGCAAGGTAGGGTCGAGCGACACAAGACGCTTGTCACGCACCGCCCGCGAAGCGGCCAGGGCTGGGTTCTCTTTCAGCAGTGCCTGCAAGGCCTGCTCGCCACTGAGGGTGCGATCGGAGAACACCACTACGTCCGGGTCCAGGGCGGCCAGGGCCTCCACCGAGAAGTTCTTGTACCCTTGGTGATCGGCGAGGTTGCGCGCGCCGGCCTGGCGCAGCACCCAGTCGCCGGAGGTGCCCTGCCCCGCGATCAGCGGCTTGGCACCGGCATGCCCGACCAACAGCAACACCCCCGGCGCCTTCTGGCTGGCCTGGGCCTGTTTGATCTGGTTTTGCAGGGTGTCCAACTGCTGGTGGTAGTCAGCGGCCAGCGCGGTGGCCTTCTGCTCGCTCCCCAACAGCACACCCAGCTGCTTGAGGTTCTGGTCCACCGCGCCCAGTTCGGCCTTGCTGGAGAGCAGTTCGACGCGCACACCCGCCTTGCGGATCTGCGCCAGCACCGGCGGTGGCCCCATCTCCTCGGTACCGACCAGCACATCCGGGCGCAGGCTGAGAATGCCTTCAGCCGACAACTGGCGCTGGTAACCGATACTGGGCAGCGCCTTGAGGGATTCGGGGTGCTGGCTGGTGGTGTCGACGCCGACCAGGCGCTGTTCGCCGCCCAGGGCGCTGATCCACTCGCTCAGCGCGCCCCCCGCGCTGACCAGGCGTTGCGGCAGTTCGGCGGCCAGTGCCTGGGTGGAAAGAGCAAGACCGGCGCACAGGGCGAGCAGGGCAACGGGACGGCGCATCTTCGGGTTCCTTTGCAGGTGGCGAGCCGCGCGCCTTGTGGCGGGCGACGCAAGTGCGCACCATAGGCAGCCTGGCGCGGCGAATGCGGGCAATTTGATAATTATTCGCATTGAAGCGTCAAGCCATCCCTTTGTCACACGGCTTAACCGGAAGAAATTACCTTCGATGCATTTTGTATGTGCCTCCACTGACCTCGCCGAAGGCCACAGCCGCGCCTTCAGCGTAGCTGGCGTGTCACTGTTCGGGGTGCGCCGCCAGGGCAAGGTCCACCTCTACCGCAACCGCTGCCCGCATCGCGGCATCCCGCTGAACTGGGAGGCGGACCGCTTTCTCGATGACAGTGCCAGCCTGATCCACTGCGCCCACCATGGCGCGCTGTTCGTGATCGACAGCGGCGAGTGCGTGGCCGGCCCCTGCGAAGGCGAGTGGCTGGAGGCCCTGGACTGCCTGGAAGACAGCCAGGGTATCTGGCTCACGGATTGAGCAACACCGGCAATCGCCGGTCGATGACGATCCCACGGGCATCCAGGCGCGTGCCGTAGGCCAGCACTTCGACGCCTTCCGCCACCGCGGCGCGCAGGGCCTGGGCGTAGGCGGCGTCGATTTCCTCTGCCGGGCGCACCGCTTCGATGCCGGTCAGGTTCACGCAATACAGTTGCACCGCGCGAATCCCTTGCCGTGCCAGCGCCGCCAGCTCGCGCAGGTGCTTGGCCCCGCGCTGGGTGACGGCATCCGGGAAGGCCGCCACGGGCGTATCCGGGAAACCTAGCGTGACACTCTTGACCTCGACGTAGGCCGGGCGGCCCTCGGCGAACTCCAGATAGAAGTCGATACGGCTGCGCTCCTCGCCATATGCCACTTCGCGCTTGAGCCGCTCGAACCCGGCCAGTTCGCTGATGGTGCCCGCACGCAGCGCTTCCTCGACCAGGGCATTGGCGCGCCCGGTGTTGACGCAGGCCAGCCGGCCCTGGGGCGTTTCGCTGATTTCCCACGTGCCGGGCAGTTTGCGCTTGGGGTCGTTGGAGCGGCTGAACCATACTTGCCCACCTTCGCGCATGCAGTTGAGCATGGAGCCGGTGTTTGGGCAGTGGACAGTGAGTTGCTCACCATTGGCCAGCTCGATGTCGGCCAGGAAGCGCTTGTAGCGGCGCAGCAGGCGCGCCTCTTCGAGTTCCGGGAAAAACACCATCAGCCCTGCCAGCTCCGCAGGCCCCGGGCAATGCGCTGTACCGCCTCTTCCAGGCGCGGCAGGCTCTGGGTGTAGGCGAAACGCACATGATGCCCGGCCTGGTGGCGGCCGAAATCCAGGCCCGGCGTGAAAGCCAGGTGCTCGGTTTCCAGGAAGTGCCGGCAGAAGGCGAAGGCATCACCGCCGAATTTGCTGATATCGGCGTACAGATAGAAGGCGCCCTGTGGCTCGACGGCGATGCCGAAGCCCAATTCGCGCAGCGCCGGCAGCAGGTAGTCACGGCGGCGGGCGAACTCGGCGCGGCGCTCTTCGAGAATGGCCAGGGTTTCCGGCTGGAAGCACGCCAGCGCGGCATGCTGGGCCATGCTGGGGGCACTGATGTAGAGGTTCTGTGCCAGCTTCTCGAGGTCGCCCACCGCCGAAGGTGGGGCAACCAGCCAGCCCAGGCGCCAGCCGGTCATGCCGAAGTATTTCGAGAAACTGTTCAGGACGAAAGCCTCGTCGTCCACTTCCAGCACGCTGGGTGCATCCATGCCGTAGGTCAGGCCGTGGTAGATCTCGTCCACCACCAGATGGCCATGGCGCTCGCGGGTGGCCTTGGACAGGCTGGCCAGCTCGTCGCGGTCGAGCACCGTGCCGGTCGGGTTGGCCGGCGAGGCCACCAGGGCACCCACGGTATCCTTGTCCCAGTAACGCTCGACCAGATCGGCGGTGAGTTGGTAATTCACTTCCGGCCCCACCGGCACCAACTGCGCGCCGCCTTCGACCAGGCGCAGGAAGTGGCGGTTGCACGGGTAGCCCGGGTCCGCCAGCAGCCAGTGCTTGCCTGGGTCGACCAGCAGGCTGCTGGCCAGCAGCAGCGCGCCGGAACCGCCCGGCGTGATCAGCACGCGCTCCGGGTCCAGGTTCACACCGTAGCGCTGGCCATAGAACCCGGCGATCGCCTCGCGCAGTTGTGGCAGGCCGCGAGCCGCGGTGTAGCGGGTGTGGCCCGCCGCCAGGGCCGCCTGGCCAGCGGCGACGATCGGCGCGGCGGTGGTGAAGTCCGGCTCGCCGATCTCGAGGTGGATCACGTCGTGGCCTGCGGCCTGCAGCTCGTTGGCGCGGGCCAGCAGGGCCATGACGTGGAAGGGTTCGATGGCGCGACTGCGCGCACTGTGTGGCTGAGCCATGGGCCTTCTCTCAATTGGGTCTAAACTGGTGATTCTACCTGTGCACACGACCGAACGCGCCGGCCAGGCCACTGTCAAAAGCAGGCATAGAGCGGGGTAGCGCACCCCGGATCTATCTGGTAAGTTCGGCGGCTCGCAGTCGCAGGGCCGGCGGGCGCCGGAGATGGAAGCAAGCCTGCGCATTGGATCAGATGAGTGAGAGGCGGTCTATTCATGTCCACCGTAGAAAAGCAAAAAGTCCAGACCATGTACGGTGTCGAGCCCTACGTAGAGACCAAGGGCGAAGAGTACATGGGCAAACCCATGAAAGCGCACTTCACCAAGCTCCTCAATGCCTGGAAAGGCGAGCTGATGGTCAGTGTGGATCGCACCGTGGACCACATGAAGGATGAAGCTGCCAACTTCCCCGACCCGGCAGACCGCGCCAGCCAGGAAGAAGAGTTCGCCCTGGAACTGCGCAACCGTGACCGTGAGCGCAAGTTGATCAAGAAGATCGACAAGACCCTGCAGAAGATCCAGGACAACGATTACGGCTGGTGTGAGTCCTGTGGCATCGAGATCGGCCTGCGCCGCCTGGAAGCCCGCCCGACTGCCGACCTGTGCTTCGACTGCAAGGAAATTTCCGAGAAAAAGGAAAAGACGGTCGGCAAAGGCTGATCCCTCTCCCTTTCAGACGGGGCGCATCATGCGCCCCGTTTTCATTTATACAGCCTGCACAGCCCATGAACGACTCCCGCTACATCGGCCGCTTCGCCCCCACCCCCAGCGGCTTCCTGCATTTCGGTTCGCTGGTGGCCGCCCTCGCCTCCTGGCTCGATGCCCGCGCTGTGAACGGCCGCTGGCTGCTGCGCATGGAAGACACCGACCCGCCCCGGGAAATGCCCGGTGCCCGTGACGCTATCTTGCAGACGCTTGAGCGCTACGGCCTGGAATGGGACGGCGAGGTGGTGTTCCAGAGCCAGCGCCACGAGGCCTACGCCGCCGTCGTCGACCGCCTGTTCAACATGGGCCTGGCCTACGCCTGCACCTGCTCGCGCAAGCAACTGGAAGGCTACGACGGTGTCTACCCGGGGTTTTGCCGCAATGCCGGGCATGCTCGCGAAGGTGCGGCGATCCGCCTGCGGGTGCCAGAGCTGATCTACCGGTTCAGCGACCGGGTCCAGGGCGGGTTCGAGCAGCACCTGGGCCGTGAGGTGGGTGATTTCGTGATCCAGCGCCGAGATGGGCTGTACGCGTATCAGCTGGCGGTGGTGCTGGACGATGCCTGGCAGGGTGTCACCGACATCGTGCGGGGCGCGGACCTGCTGGACAACACGCCGCGCCAGCTGTACCTGCAGGAGTTGCTGGGCTTTTCGCAGCCGCGTTACCTGCATATCCCGCTGATCGTCCAGCCGGATGGCCACAAGCTGGGCAAGTCGTACCGTTCGCCACCGCTGGAGGCGGAGCAGGCGACGCCATTGCTGTTGCGTGCCCTGCGCGCGCTCGGGCAGCAGACGGATTCGGCGCTGGAGGGCGCCAGCCCGGCCGAAGTGCTTGCCGTGGCGCGTCAGCAGTGGCAGCCGGAAAATATTGCACGGCAAATGACGGTGCCCGAGGCCGAATTGCGCTGAGGCAGTGATGGCCCTTTCGCGGGTAAAACCGCTCCCACAGGTAAAGCGCCAGACTTGAGGGCAGCGCAATCCCTGTAGGAGCGGGTTTACCCGCGAAGAGGCCAATACGGGCAACCTCTATCACCAATATAAAAACCCAACAATTTCAAATCCTTGGCGAACCCTCCCGATTCCGGCTAGCATCGCCCCAGCCATTTGCGCCAATAATAAGTCCAAGCCCGCAGCGCCCAACCCATCGAGGCCAGCATGTACATCTATCGTTTGGTCCTGCTTCTGGTCGTGGGGATCTACCTGTTCTCCCCGGCCATCATGGACTGGTGGATCGAACCGACCGGTGCCTGGTACCGCCCTTACCTGCTCTGGCTGATCCTGATCGTCGTCACCTTCATCCTGCAGAGCCAACGAGATGCCGATGAGCTTTAGCCTGACCCAGATGATCCTGATCAGCGCCGCCTACCTGCTGGTGCTGTTCGGCGTGGCCTGGATCAGCGAACGCGGGCTGATCCCGC
This genomic stretch from Pseudomonas entomophila harbors:
- a CDS encoding heme ABC transporter ATP-binding protein: MLSDISLQLRPGQILGVLGPNGAGKSSLLGALCGELAPSAGQVRLDGRELDAWPGQERARRLAVLPQASSLGFAFSVDEVVGLGRLPHASGRQRDREIVEAALAAADAGHLASRSYLALSGGERQRVHLARVLAQLWPGEAGTTLLLDEPTSALDPLHQHTTLQAVRSFADRGAAVLVILHDLNLAARYCDHILLLEHGRCHALDTPQRVLTPTALNAVFGIDVLVQPHPERGHPLIITR
- a CDS encoding FecCD family ABC transporter permease, with the protein product MLAVWLSLALGPVSLPLLDTVRGGLRLMGLPLAGDGLEQAEMILGQIRLPRTLLGLAVGAVLALSGVAMQGLFRNPLADPGLVGVASGAALGAAVAIVGGSWLGGMPEWFAPYLLSLCAFIGGLGVTAMVYRLGRRDGQTNVATMLLAGIAMTALGGSAVGLFTYLADDATLRTLTFWNLGSLNGASYERLWPLLLVAALVALWLPRRAQALNALLLGESEARHLGVEVERLKRELVFCTALGVGAAVAAAGLIGFIGLVVPHLVRLVAGPDHRVLLPASLLAGGTLLLFADLIARLALAPAELPIGIVTAFIGAPFFLFLLVKVRH
- a CDS encoding heme/hemin ABC transporter substrate-binding protein, encoding MRRPVALLALCAGLALSTQALAAELPQRLVSAGGALSEWISALGGEQRLVGVDTTSQHPESLKALPSIGYQRQLSAEGILSLRPDVLVGTEEMGPPPVLAQIRKAGVRVELLSSKAELGAVDQNLKQLGVLLGSEQKATALAADYHQQLDTLQNQIKQAQASQKAPGVLLLVGHAGAKPLIAGQGTSGDWVLRQAGARNLADHQGYKNFSVEALAALDPDVVVFSDRTLSGEQALQALLKENPALAASRAVRDKRLVSLDPTLLVGGLGPRLPATLHDLAASFYPAAKDSLGQ
- a CDS encoding Rieske (2Fe-2S) protein; translated protein: MHFVCASTDLAEGHSRAFSVAGVSLFGVRRQGKVHLYRNRCPHRGIPLNWEADRFLDDSASLIHCAHHGALFVIDSGECVAGPCEGEWLEALDCLEDSQGIWLTD
- the sfsA gene encoding DNA/RNA nuclease SfsA, yielding MVFFPELEEARLLRRYKRFLADIELANGEQLTVHCPNTGSMLNCMREGGQVWFSRSNDPKRKLPGTWEISETPQGRLACVNTGRANALVEEALRAGTISELAGFERLKREVAYGEERSRIDFYLEFAEGRPAYVEVKSVTLGFPDTPVAAFPDAVTQRGAKHLRELAALARQGIRAVQLYCVNLTGIEAVRPAEEIDAAYAQALRAAVAEGVEVLAYGTRLDARGIVIDRRLPVLLNP
- a CDS encoding pyridoxal phosphate-dependent aminotransferase yields the protein MAQPHSARSRAIEPFHVMALLARANELQAAGHDVIHLEIGEPDFTTAAPIVAAGQAALAAGHTRYTAARGLPQLREAIAGFYGQRYGVNLDPERVLITPGGSGALLLASSLLVDPGKHWLLADPGYPCNRHFLRLVEGGAQLVPVGPEVNYQLTADLVERYWDKDTVGALVASPANPTGTVLDRDELASLSKATRERHGHLVVDEIYHGLTYGMDAPSVLEVDDEAFVLNSFSKYFGMTGWRLGWLVAPPSAVGDLEKLAQNLYISAPSMAQHAALACFQPETLAILEERRAEFARRRDYLLPALRELGFGIAVEPQGAFYLYADISKFGGDAFAFCRHFLETEHLAFTPGLDFGRHQAGHHVRFAYTQSLPRLEEAVQRIARGLRSWQG
- the dksA gene encoding RNA polymerase-binding protein DksA encodes the protein MSTVEKQKVQTMYGVEPYVETKGEEYMGKPMKAHFTKLLNAWKGELMVSVDRTVDHMKDEAANFPDPADRASQEEEFALELRNRDRERKLIKKIDKTLQKIQDNDYGWCESCGIEIGLRRLEARPTADLCFDCKEISEKKEKTVGKG
- the gluQRS gene encoding tRNA glutamyl-Q(34) synthetase GluQRS; amino-acid sequence: MNDSRYIGRFAPTPSGFLHFGSLVAALASWLDARAVNGRWLLRMEDTDPPREMPGARDAILQTLERYGLEWDGEVVFQSQRHEAYAAVVDRLFNMGLAYACTCSRKQLEGYDGVYPGFCRNAGHAREGAAIRLRVPELIYRFSDRVQGGFEQHLGREVGDFVIQRRDGLYAYQLAVVLDDAWQGVTDIVRGADLLDNTPRQLYLQELLGFSQPRYLHIPLIVQPDGHKLGKSYRSPPLEAEQATPLLLRALRALGQQTDSALEGASPAEVLAVARQQWQPENIARQMTVPEAELR